One part of the Dermacentor silvarum isolate Dsil-2018 chromosome 6, BIME_Dsil_1.4, whole genome shotgun sequence genome encodes these proteins:
- the LOC119457082 gene encoding uncharacterized protein LOC119457082 has product MRRRTKIIFYGIAYCALLCISLKVEVSYLRRAFSRMELHYGGILLDLPGCKFPKYSAFHWTMRLVSLVERSPSQRSCSKPSVVYLSGSTLMLDRRLLHERYGLVAEQLICASREILRQTRTTTPDNLYFKAPQQPVRFGEALSGEYIEVSCETNSTALFKEYFMIPRKKNGDRAPYPDQLSVLVLGLDSTSRLNFNRRLKKTRRFLMTELNAFEFLGYNKVGENSFPNQMPLLTGLSGPNVLSIYQDAYFDSLPHLWSAYKMRGYTTLFLEEMAHAGLFTFPDLKGFVNPPADYYSRPIALAIDAEHKLMPALCAGSRLKTGIYLDYVRDVLSRENKAFAYVWISDVPHENHTHLTILDDPLEGFLRDLTSLGVLERTALLFLSDHGVRYGSIRLTEAGRHEDLTPFAFLALPAWFLRNHPEAAVQLEVNQRRLITAYDFHATLLSLADLPSLRAKPTLKGLSLVGPVPPQRSCNDAFVPDHFCACLGSRGRVENASQAEALGRFGVAYINAQAGVHFPRLCRIWSLASVDEAEVLGGDIAGKVLFRLRLTTTPTAHFEVYGMIKNSTYDNRRVVFVQRLDKYSNETKCLPLSRMQHLCMCK; this is encoded by the coding sequence ATGCGCCGCCGAACGAAGATTATTTTTTATGGTATTGCGTATTGTGCCCTTCTGTGCATCTCCCTGAAAGTGGAGGTGTCCTACTTGCGCAGAGCGTTCTCACGAATGGAACTGCATTACGGCGGTATACTCCTAGACCTTCCCGGCTGCAAGTTCCCCAAGTACAGCGCGTTTCACTGGACGATGCGTTTGGTCTCCCTCGTTGAGCGGTCCCCATCGCAAAGGTCGTGCTCGAAACCATCGGTCGTGTACCTTTCTGGCAGCACCCTAATGCTGGACAGACGCCTGCTTCACGAACGGTACGGACTCGTAGCCGAGCAGCTCATTTGTGCCTCTCGTGAAATCTTGAGACAGACGAGAACCACGACTCCGGACAACCTCTACTTCAAAGCACCGCAGCAGCCGGTCAGATTCGGAGAAGCGCTGAGTGGAGAGTACATCGAAGTTTCGTGCGAAACTAATTCCACCGCCCTCTTCAAGGAGTATTTTATGATTCCCCGTAAGAAGAATGGCGACCGGGCTCCATATCCAGATCAACTAAGCGTCCTAGTTTTAGGGCTAGATTCTACTTCCAGGCTAAATTTTAACCGTCGCTTGAAGAAGACGCGGCGCTTCTTGATGACCGAATTGAACGCATTTGAATTTCTCGGCTACAACAAAGTTGGAGAAAACTCGTTTCCGAACCAAATGCCACTGCTAACAGGTCTGTCTGGTCCTAATGTTCTCAGCATCTACCAAGACGCCTATTTTGATTCGCTGCCACATCTGTGGAGCGCATATAAGATGAGAGGCTACACAACTCTTTTTCTGGAGGAAATGGCTCACGCTGGCCTGTTCACGTTTCCGGATCTTAAGGGCTTCGTGAATCCGCCTGCCGACTACTACTCTAGGCCCATCGCCCTAGCGATAGATGCGGAGCACAAGCTCATGCCAGCATTGTGCGCCGGCTCAAGGCTCAAGACTGGAATTTACCTCGACTACGTTCGAGACGTGCTCAGCAGGGAGAACAAGGCATTCGCGTACGTATGGATAAGCGACGTCCCGCATGAGAATCACACTCATCTCACCATTCTAGATGATCCGCTTGAGGGCTTTCTTAGGGATTTAACGTCGCTAGGTGTCTTGGAGAGGACAGCGCTGCTCTTTCTCAGCGACCACGGCGTCCGCTACGGCTCTATCCGACTGACTGAAGCTGGCCGCCACGAGGACTTAACACCGTTCGCTTTCCTGGCGCTTCCAGCTTGGTTCTTGCGCAACCACCCAGAAGCTGCCGTGCAGCTGGAGGTGAACCAGCGCCGGCTCATCACGGCGTACGACTTCCACGCCACGCTGCTCTCGCTGGCCGATCTTCCGTCGCTGCGCGCCAAGCCCACACTGAAGGGCCTCAGCCTGGTGGGCCCTGTGCCTCCACAGAGGAGCTGCAACGACGCGTTCGTTCCGGACCACTTCTGTGCTTGCCTCGGGTCCCGAGGACGTGTGGAGAATGCCTCGCAGGCTGAGGCGCTCGGGCGTTTCGGCGTGGCGTACATCAACGCTCAAGCCGGGGTGCACTTCCCGCGTCTCTGCCGCATCTGGTCCCTCGCATCTGTAGACGAAGCGGAGGTTCTCGGCGGCGATATTGCCGGCAAGGTGCTGTTCCGATTGAGGCTAACCACGACCCCGACGGCGCACTTCGAAGTTTACGGAATGATAAAGAACTCTACGTACGACAACCGCCGGGTTGTTTTCGTCCAGAGGTTGGACAAGTACAGCAACGAGACGAAGTGCTTGCCCTTGAGTCGAATGCAGCATCTGTGCATGTGCAAGTAG